The following coding sequences are from one Candidatus Omnitrophota bacterium window:
- the ribD gene encoding bifunctional diaminohydroxyphosphoribosylaminopyrimidine deaminase/5-amino-6-(5-phosphoribosylamino)uracil reductase RibD, with protein MNIHEKYIRLAIKLAKKAEGRTSPNPIVGAVIVKNSRIIGKGYHKKCGLPHAEINALRQAGTKAKGSTLYVTLEPCDHFGRTGPCTEAIIESGIKKVVIGMKDPNPLNNGKGIKKLKKYGIGISCGVLREEAEYINKPYIKFITKKLPYVVVKVAQSLDGKIATKSGDSKWISSEDSRDYVQKLRANADAVMVGANTVIKDNPILLSRTSKGRQPARIIVDGRSKIPASADIFSTSRRSPVILASSILGYNKRADLERLLKALAKKGIMHILVEGGGELISGLIEKGLVDKMLIFVSGKIIGGRQAITAVEGEGAAKIKEAQNFKITKIKRFEKDILIEAEK; from the coding sequence ATGAATATTCATGAGAAATATATACGCCTCGCGATAAAATTAGCTAAAAAGGCCGAAGGTAGAACGAGCCCTAATCCAATTGTGGGTGCTGTGATAGTCAAAAATAGTAGAATTATAGGCAAGGGTTATCACAAAAAGTGCGGTTTGCCGCATGCCGAGATCAATGCGCTAAGACAGGCCGGGACAAAAGCTAAGGGCTCGACTTTATATGTGACTTTAGAGCCGTGTGATCATTTCGGCAGAACGGGCCCATGCACCGAGGCAATAATAGAAAGCGGTATAAAAAAAGTTGTTATAGGAATGAAGGACCCAAACCCTCTTAACAATGGGAAGGGCATTAAGAAGTTAAAAAAATACGGAATCGGTATATCGTGCGGTGTTCTTCGCGAAGAAGCGGAATATATAAATAAGCCATATATAAAGTTTATAACAAAGAAGTTGCCGTATGTGGTAGTTAAAGTGGCGCAGAGCCTTGACGGGAAGATAGCTACTAAGAGCGGAGACTCAAAGTGGATATCATCGGAAGATTCAAGAGATTATGTGCAGAAATTGCGCGCAAACGCGGATGCCGTGATGGTGGGCGCTAATACGGTAATAAAAGATAACCCTATTCTTTTAAGCAGGACGTCTAAGGGCAGGCAGCCCGCAAGGATTATCGTGGACGGCCGTTCAAAGATTCCCGCAAGCGCCGACATATTTTCCACCTCGCGCAGGTCTCCGGTAATACTCGCATCATCAATATTAGGATACAATAAACGCGCGGACCTGGAAAGATTACTTAAAGCACTGGCTAAAAAAGGTATTATGCATATTCTTGTAGAAGGCGGCGGAGAGCTTATATCCGGCCTTATAGAAAAGGGTTTGGTTGACAAGATGCTTATATTTGTGTCCGGCAAGATCATCGGCGGCAGGCAGGCCATAACAGCCGTTGAGGGGGAAGGCGCGGCAAAAATTAAGGAAGCGCAAAATTTTAAAATAACAAAGATAAAACGTTTTGAAAAAGATATCTTGATCGAGGCCGAGAAATAA